The following is a genomic window from Lysinibacillus sp. JNUCC-52.
GCTATTAGCGGAAAATCCAAAAATTTTCTGGGGCTTCTCTGATCTTACTTATTTGCATTGTGCAATAAATGAATATGCAAATATCGTAACCTTCCATGGACCAATGCTAAAGGCTGCAAATAAAATGGATGAGTTATCGAAAAAAATGTTTTTACAGCTATTTTCTCCAATGGAAATACAGTATACAGAAAGTATTTCTCCATTAACAACGATTGCACCTGGGATAGCACGTGGACCTATTATTGGTGGTAATTTACGTCGCCTTGTCAGCACCTTGGGCACAAAATTTGAGGTTCGTACTGAAGGTAGAATTTTATTGATCGAAGACATTGGAGAAACGATTCCACGGATTGATTCGATGCTACAGCAGTTAAAGCAAGCAAGAAAGCTAGAACAATTAGCAGGTGTCGTTATTGGCTCATTTACGCAAACAGAAGCAAGTGACGATGGTCTGCTATTGTTAATGAAAGAGTATTTTAGCGACTTAGGGATACCAGTCGTCGCAGGTTTTAAAATCGGGCATGAAACAACGAATATTGCCATTCCATTAGGTGTCGAAGCCATTTTAGATGCACAGGAAAAAGTGCTCCGTCTTTTACCTGGTGTTTATTAAAATTGTTTGAGTGCCTGTCACTTTAATTTCAAAAGAAAGACGCAACCATCGCTAATGCGTGCTGGTTGCGTCTCACATTTTGTGTGTTCCCACAGGTGTCTAAATGAATCATTTTTGTTCTGAAAATTCAAAATTGTTTGAGTGCCTGACACTTTAATATGGTTCGGCATCGTGCCCTTTGTCGACAGCCTCTTTCGGTGCATTATCACCGTCAATATTACCGAGAGGCTTTGCAGAAGATGCATTTGTTTGCGCCATTTGTAAGCCTTCATTTAATAAGCGTCCGTATTCTTCATCGGCCTCAGAAGCTAATGCAATCATCGCCTCTTGAATAGCGGTATTACAAGTCGATAAATCTCTGATTAAGTTTTCCAGCAGTTCATCTCGTTCCCATTGCTCAAAATTACGATAGGTTTCACCTGCTTGTTTCGTATTGCTTTGGCGATCAATAGATTCTCGAACAAGATTTCCTTCAATAAATGGTGTATATTCCTTGGCCGTTTGAGCGGCTTCTTTTAAGCCATTTAACATCGATGGCTCGTAGTTAATATGTGGATTTTGTCCAGGTGCTAAATCACGTTTATACATCATTTGCCCACCACTCTGATTGGTTGCTACTCGCTTCTTAGGCGCATTAATAGGAAGTTGTAAATAGTTGGCACCAACTCGGTGACGCTGCGTATCAGAATAAGAGAAGGTACGCCCTTGGAGCATTTTATCGTCTGAGAAATCCAAGCCATCGACAAGGACACCCGTACCGAAAGTAGCTTGTTCGACCTCAGCAAAGTAGTCTTCAGGGTTTTTATTTAATACCATTTTTCCTACTGGATACCAAGGGAACTTGTCATTAGGCCAAAGTTTCGTATCATCCAGTGGGTCAAAATCAAGCTCGGGATGAGGACCGTCCTCCATAATTTGCACGTTTAACTCCCATTCAGGATAATCACCACGTTTAATAGCATCGTATAAATCTTGTGTAGCATGGTTGAAATTTTTCTGTTGGATTTCTTCTGCTTCTTTTTGTGTTAAGTTTTTAATGCCTTGTATTGGCTCCCAGTGGTACTTAACGAGAACAGCTTTACCCTCACTATTAACCCATTTATACGTGTTAACACCAGAGCCTTGCATCATCCGATAATTGGCCGGAATGCCCCAAGGTGAATACACAAAGGTTACCATATGGAAGGATTCTGGAGAACTTGCGCAGAAATCAAAGAAACGCTCAACATCTTGAATATTTGTAATCGGGTCGGGCTTAAACGCATGAATCATATCAGGGAATTTCATAGCATCACGAATAAAGAAAATTTTTAAGTTGTTACCAACCAAATCCCAGTTTCCATCTTCCGTATAAAATTTTACTGCAAAGCCTCGCGGATCGCGTAAAGTTTCTGGAGAATGCCCTCCATGGATAACTGTAGAGAAGCGGACGAAAACGGGTGTTTGTTTGCCTTTATCCTGAAAAACTTTTGCTCTTGTATACTTAGAAATGGGGTCATTACCGACAACGCCGTATGTTTCAAAGTAGCCATGTGCTCCTGCTCCACGAGCATGTACGACACGCTCAGGTACTCTCTCACGGTCAAAGTGACTTATTTTTTCAAGGAAATCATAGTTTTCAAGCGTCGCTGGCCCTCGATTTCCAACAGTTCGTAAATTTTGATTGTTTGTAATCGGGTGGCCTTGGCGATTTGTTAATGTATCATCTTTTTCATGAGAATGGTTCATTACGATTGCTCCTTCCAATTGTACTAAGCAAAGTTTGTCCAAGTGATTGGCAAAATAGACATAAAAAAACTCTCCTACACACAAGGTGCAAGAGAGCTTACGGATGGCGTTTTTTTAATGATTATATGCTCGAGTTTTGTTATGCCTTTGCCAATGGTTGGTTATAGGTCATCGGTCATAAAGTAACAGGTCACATGTTATTGGTTTATTCTAGTTGTCTACCTAAGTAGTTTTGAAAAAACAGCCATCCGACTCGGTTTGGAGTCTCACCGCCCCGAGCTTAGAAGTAGCGAGAATCGTCGAATTGTATTTCAACACTATAGTTTTTGGCATTAATTAAATTAGAGAGCTTATGTGCTTCTTTCTCAAGTTGAAGAGAACGTTCACGGTATGCATCAGGTTCGTACATAGCAATATCATAGAGCATTGTACTTTCGCCATAACCCATGCGTACACTTTCTTTCTCATGTGTGCCAAAATGTTTACATAGTTCTGCTTCCGCGCGAAGCTGTGAAGCCAATTCGATTGCCTCTACAAGTGCGAGCTTCTCGCCCTTAAA
Proteins encoded in this region:
- a CDS encoding S66 peptidase family protein, giving the protein MISTVAHLEKGDTVGLVCLSSVMEPEKLGDALAFLDELGLRYKIGDTITAKHDYLAGSDDVRLADFHAMVQDPEVKAIFCVKGGYGSARIASKIDYELLAENPKIFWGFSDLTYLHCAINEYANIVTFHGPMLKAANKMDELSKKMFLQLFSPMEIQYTESISPLTTIAPGIARGPIIGGNLRRLVSTLGTKFEVRTEGRILLIEDIGETIPRIDSMLQQLKQARKLEQLAGVVIGSFTQTEASDDGLLLLMKEYFSDLGIPVVAGFKIGHETTNIAIPLGVEAILDAQEKVLRLLPGVY
- a CDS encoding catalase, which gives rise to MNHSHEKDDTLTNRQGHPITNNQNLRTVGNRGPATLENYDFLEKISHFDRERVPERVVHARGAGAHGYFETYGVVGNDPISKYTRAKVFQDKGKQTPVFVRFSTVIHGGHSPETLRDPRGFAVKFYTEDGNWDLVGNNLKIFFIRDAMKFPDMIHAFKPDPITNIQDVERFFDFCASSPESFHMVTFVYSPWGIPANYRMMQGSGVNTYKWVNSEGKAVLVKYHWEPIQGIKNLTQKEAEEIQQKNFNHATQDLYDAIKRGDYPEWELNVQIMEDGPHPELDFDPLDDTKLWPNDKFPWYPVGKMVLNKNPEDYFAEVEQATFGTGVLVDGLDFSDDKMLQGRTFSYSDTQRHRVGANYLQLPINAPKKRVATNQSGGQMMYKRDLAPGQNPHINYEPSMLNGLKEAAQTAKEYTPFIEGNLVRESIDRQSNTKQAGETYRNFEQWERDELLENLIRDLSTCNTAIQEAMIALASEADEEYGRLLNEGLQMAQTNASSAKPLGNIDGDNAPKEAVDKGHDAEPY